In Macadamia integrifolia cultivar HAES 741 chromosome 1, SCU_Mint_v3, whole genome shotgun sequence, a single window of DNA contains:
- the LOC122082589 gene encoding wall-associated receptor kinase 3-like isoform X2 produces the protein MAVPPLALPGCDHKCGNVTIPYPFGINQGCFMDSNYQITCDPQNDGTHKPYYSKFTEVLDISLLDAQFILRDLYSSSECFNATGWKTNGSSFGYSVADLPFSFSVSRNKLIGIGCDTVAYLDSNFGGGNANFTSGCISLCDKLDSVRNGSCSGIGCCQTSIPLGLKNFIVTLESKDNHTKIWKDNPCSFAFLGDYESFTFEAWRLSGNSFDRSKIPIVLDWAIGNQTCEEAVRNVTTSACGPNSYCFNSTNGPGYRCNCSYGYEGNPYLSQVGCQGTGAGFLVLSVFIWFLYWAIQRRRKLREKFFQQNGGMLLQQQISSNKGVKDIARIFSVNALKKATNNFHQNQIIGQGGFGTVYKGILSGGKVVAIKKSKIMDKSQIIQFINEVDILSQINHRHVVRLLGCCLETEVPLLVYEFISNGTLFQHIHSGNQAPSLSWENRLRIAAETADALAYLHSSHSIPIFHRDVKSSNILLDDKYKAKVSDFGASRLVPQDQTLKTTIIQGTHGYLDPECLPTGQLTDKSDVYSFGVVLAELLTGKMPLLSEASGERTTLAAYFVSSMKDGNFSRIIDDQILNDGKREQLLIVAELARNCLEDKREDRPTMKEVAKELDSLKMLYEQPSLQQNQEESEPFLGKPWTGSTDSAFEIEIGYSSSTVDELYPDDKLRGETSNWLSMR, from the exons ATGGCGGTTCCACCCCTAGCCCTGCCGGGTTGCGACCACAAATGCGGAAATGTGACCATACCCTACCCATTTGGCATCAACCAAGGTTGTTTCATGGATTCTAATTATCAGATTACTTGTGATCCCCAGAATGACGGCACCCATAAACCCTACTATTCAAAATTCACGGAGGTTCTTGATATATCATTATTGGATGCCCAATTCATACTTAGAGATCTATATTCTTCTTCTGAATGCTTCAATGCTACAGGATGGAAAACCAACGGTTCTTCTTTTGGGTATAGTGTGGCAGATTTACCATTCAGCTTCTCAGTCAGCCGCAATAAGCTCATAGGTATCGGATGCGACACAGTGGCCTACTTAGATTCAAATTTTGGAGGAGGTAACGCAAATTTTACTAGTGGGTGCATATCATTGTGTGACAAATTAGATAGTGTGAGAAACGGGTCTTGCTCTGGAATTGGTTGTTGCCAGACCTCAATCCCTTTAGGCCTAAAAAATTTTATAGTGACTCTTGAGAGTAAAGATAATCACACTAAGATCTGGAAGGACAACCCTTGCAGCTTCGCTTTCTTGGGAGATTATGAATCTTTCACCTTTGAAGCATGGCGTCTTTCGGGTAATAGTTTCGACAGATCGAAGATTCCAATTGTGTTGGACTGGGCAATTGGGAATCAGACATGCGAGGAAGCAGTTCGTAATGTTACTACTTCTGCTTGTGGTCCAAATAGCTACTGCTTTAATTCAACCAATGGCCCCGGCTATCGGTGCAACTGCAGCTATGGTTATGAAGGCAACCCTTATCTCTCTCAAGTAGGATGCCAAG GTACCGGTGCAGGCTTTCTGGTTCTATCTGTTTTCATTTGGTTTTTATATTGGGCAATTCAGAGAAGACGTAAACTTAGAGAAAAATTCTTTCAACAAAATGGAGGTATGCTATTGCAGCAGCAAATTTCTTCAAATAAAGGGGTCAAAGATATTGCTAGGATTTTCTCTGTAAATGCCCTAAAGAAGGCAACCAATAACTtccatcaaaatcaaataattggCCAAGGTGGGTTTGGAACAGTTTATAAGGGAATCTTATCAGGTGGCAAAGTAGTTGCcattaaaaaatccaaaattatgGACAAAAGCCAGATTATACAGTTTATAAATGAAGTTGATATCCTCTCTCAAATCAATCACAGACATGTGGTGAGGCTCTTGGGTTGTTGCCTAGAGACAGAAGTTCCATTGCTAGTTTATGAGTTCATCTCAAATGGTACCCTCTTCCAACATATTCATAGCGGGAATCAAGCACCTTCTCTTTCATGGGAAAATCGTTTAAGAATTGCTGCAGAAACAGCTGATGCTCTAGCATATTTGCATTCTTCTCATTCAATACCCATCTTTCATAGAGATGTCAAGTCTTCTAATATATTATTGGATGATAAATACAAGGCTAAAGTATCTGATTTTGGAGCTTCAAGATTGGTTCCTCAAGATCAAACTCTTAAGACGACCATAATTCAAGGAACTCATGGGTACTTAGACCCAGAATGTCTTCCTACAGGTCAACTAACTGATAAAAGTGATGTTTATAGTTTTGGAGTTGTTCTAGCAGAACTTTTGACTGGGAAAATGCCACTTTTATCAGAAGCATCTGGGGAACGTACAACCCTAGCAGCGTATTTTGTATCTTCAATGAAAGATGGAAATTTTTCTCGTATTATTGATGATCAAATATTAAATGATGGGAAGAGAGAACAATTATTGATAGTTGCTGAACTTGCAAGAAACTGCCTAGAGGATAAGAGGGAAGATCGGCCAACAATGAAGGAAGTTGCAAAGGAGCTTGATTCTTTGAAAATGTTGTATGAGCAACCATCATTACAACAAAATCAGGAGGAGTCTGAACCTTTTCTAGGCAAACCATGGACAGGTTCTACCGATTCAGCTTTTGAAATAGAGATTGGTTATAGCTCAAGTACTGTTGATGAACTCTACCCAGATGACAAG
- the LOC122082589 gene encoding wall-associated receptor kinase 2-like isoform X1, protein MAVPPLALPGCDHKCGNVTIPYPFGINQGCFMDSNYQITCDPQNDGTHKPYYSKFTEVLDISLLDAQFILRDLYSSSECFNATGWKTNGSSFGYSVADLPFSFSVSRNKLIGIGCDTVAYLDSNFGGGNANFTSGCISLCDKLDSVRNGSCSGIGCCQTSIPLGLKNFIVTLESKDNHTKIWKDNPCSFAFLGDYESFTFEAWRLSGNSFDRSKIPIVLDWAIGNQTCEEAVRNVTTSACGPNSYCFNSTNGPGYRCNCSYGYEGNPYLSQVGCQDINECENGHNNSCAENAICYNTNGSYSCQCRKGYYGDGLVYGSRCIKDMKRILVIKIIAGTGAGFLVLSVFIWFLYWAIQRRRKLREKFFQQNGGMLLQQQISSNKGVKDIARIFSVNALKKATNNFHQNQIIGQGGFGTVYKGILSGGKVVAIKKSKIMDKSQIIQFINEVDILSQINHRHVVRLLGCCLETEVPLLVYEFISNGTLFQHIHSGNQAPSLSWENRLRIAAETADALAYLHSSHSIPIFHRDVKSSNILLDDKYKAKVSDFGASRLVPQDQTLKTTIIQGTHGYLDPECLPTGQLTDKSDVYSFGVVLAELLTGKMPLLSEASGERTTLAAYFVSSMKDGNFSRIIDDQILNDGKREQLLIVAELARNCLEDKREDRPTMKEVAKELDSLKMLYEQPSLQQNQEESEPFLGKPWTGSTDSAFEIEIGYSSSTVDELYPDDKLRGETSNWLSMR, encoded by the exons ATGGCGGTTCCACCCCTAGCCCTGCCGGGTTGCGACCACAAATGCGGAAATGTGACCATACCCTACCCATTTGGCATCAACCAAGGTTGTTTCATGGATTCTAATTATCAGATTACTTGTGATCCCCAGAATGACGGCACCCATAAACCCTACTATTCAAAATTCACGGAGGTTCTTGATATATCATTATTGGATGCCCAATTCATACTTAGAGATCTATATTCTTCTTCTGAATGCTTCAATGCTACAGGATGGAAAACCAACGGTTCTTCTTTTGGGTATAGTGTGGCAGATTTACCATTCAGCTTCTCAGTCAGCCGCAATAAGCTCATAGGTATCGGATGCGACACAGTGGCCTACTTAGATTCAAATTTTGGAGGAGGTAACGCAAATTTTACTAGTGGGTGCATATCATTGTGTGACAAATTAGATAGTGTGAGAAACGGGTCTTGCTCTGGAATTGGTTGTTGCCAGACCTCAATCCCTTTAGGCCTAAAAAATTTTATAGTGACTCTTGAGAGTAAAGATAATCACACTAAGATCTGGAAGGACAACCCTTGCAGCTTCGCTTTCTTGGGAGATTATGAATCTTTCACCTTTGAAGCATGGCGTCTTTCGGGTAATAGTTTCGACAGATCGAAGATTCCAATTGTGTTGGACTGGGCAATTGGGAATCAGACATGCGAGGAAGCAGTTCGTAATGTTACTACTTCTGCTTGTGGTCCAAATAGCTACTGCTTTAATTCAACCAATGGCCCCGGCTATCGGTGCAACTGCAGCTATGGTTATGAAGGCAACCCTTATCTCTCTCAAGTAGGATGCCAAG ACATAAATGAATGTGAAAATGGACACAATAATTCCTGCGCTGAGAATGCTATATGCTATAATACGAATGGGAGTTATAGCTGCCAGTGTCGAAAAGGCTACTACGGCGATGGTTTGGTATATGGGTCTCGCTGTATTAAAGACATGAAACGCATTTTGGTGATAAAAATTATTGCag GTACCGGTGCAGGCTTTCTGGTTCTATCTGTTTTCATTTGGTTTTTATATTGGGCAATTCAGAGAAGACGTAAACTTAGAGAAAAATTCTTTCAACAAAATGGAGGTATGCTATTGCAGCAGCAAATTTCTTCAAATAAAGGGGTCAAAGATATTGCTAGGATTTTCTCTGTAAATGCCCTAAAGAAGGCAACCAATAACTtccatcaaaatcaaataattggCCAAGGTGGGTTTGGAACAGTTTATAAGGGAATCTTATCAGGTGGCAAAGTAGTTGCcattaaaaaatccaaaattatgGACAAAAGCCAGATTATACAGTTTATAAATGAAGTTGATATCCTCTCTCAAATCAATCACAGACATGTGGTGAGGCTCTTGGGTTGTTGCCTAGAGACAGAAGTTCCATTGCTAGTTTATGAGTTCATCTCAAATGGTACCCTCTTCCAACATATTCATAGCGGGAATCAAGCACCTTCTCTTTCATGGGAAAATCGTTTAAGAATTGCTGCAGAAACAGCTGATGCTCTAGCATATTTGCATTCTTCTCATTCAATACCCATCTTTCATAGAGATGTCAAGTCTTCTAATATATTATTGGATGATAAATACAAGGCTAAAGTATCTGATTTTGGAGCTTCAAGATTGGTTCCTCAAGATCAAACTCTTAAGACGACCATAATTCAAGGAACTCATGGGTACTTAGACCCAGAATGTCTTCCTACAGGTCAACTAACTGATAAAAGTGATGTTTATAGTTTTGGAGTTGTTCTAGCAGAACTTTTGACTGGGAAAATGCCACTTTTATCAGAAGCATCTGGGGAACGTACAACCCTAGCAGCGTATTTTGTATCTTCAATGAAAGATGGAAATTTTTCTCGTATTATTGATGATCAAATATTAAATGATGGGAAGAGAGAACAATTATTGATAGTTGCTGAACTTGCAAGAAACTGCCTAGAGGATAAGAGGGAAGATCGGCCAACAATGAAGGAAGTTGCAAAGGAGCTTGATTCTTTGAAAATGTTGTATGAGCAACCATCATTACAACAAAATCAGGAGGAGTCTGAACCTTTTCTAGGCAAACCATGGACAGGTTCTACCGATTCAGCTTTTGAAATAGAGATTGGTTATAGCTCAAGTACTGTTGATGAACTCTACCCAGATGACAAG